A segment of the Denticeps clupeoides chromosome 2, fDenClu1.1, whole genome shotgun sequence genome:
gtgtgtggggacggggctttgctcagtgccaccttggcagacccggattcgaaccgtcaaccttcttattacagggctgcttccttaaccgctaggccaccactgccccactgtggGACTTTTATCAGGTTGATCAGGAGTACTGGACCACCCCAACGAGACTCCGCCCTCAAACAATGTTGGTTCAGACTTTAATGGTTGTGTGTTTAGTTGTGTACCCTCATATAGAAGCTAATTCTCTGTGCTGTCCTATTTGCAGAACATGTGACGAGTGTACTCCTTTATTTACACAGCTTGTGTCTGTGGAACCGCAAAACGCTTCACAGCTAACGAAAGAGGATCTTTGATAAAGAGGCATCCCTCATTCTTACGTTGTTCTCCTGATGATCTAGAAATCAGCTACAGACAGACGGTTAACGACAAGCTGATGCGCTTCTTCGATCACTGCAAGAACTTCATCGAAGGCGTGGAGAAGAACAAGACAGCGCTCAGGGAGGTGGAGCTCTTCAAATCTTCAGCGGAGATGAGGAACGTGCAGAAGAGGATCGCCGACCGCTTGCAGGTTCCTCACGATTACATTACCCCAGGTACACatcatagtgtgtgtgtgtgtgtgtgtgtgtgtgtgtgtgtgtgtgtgtgtgtgtgtgtgtgtgtgtgtgtgtgtgtatatatatatatatatatatatatatatatatatatatatatagattttttttttccatcttcctCCCAATCAGATTTGGCTGAAGCTGCTTTCTTTTTGTGCTCCTACGAATTTTCTATTAAATCGCTCAACTCCCCTTGGTGCAACCTGGTTGACGAGGCCGATGCTCAGGTACTCGACTGCCTTCATATCATGGAACGAAATGAACCGATCAGCAATAACGCCATGATTGAGTAGGTCCCCCCCCTCAGGTCCCCTACAACCAAAACAGATCCATTACGAACGTCCCCCAGGTTCCGGCGATGCCTGGATATCACACTTCGGTCTTTGCTGCTGAAATCGTTGGTCCATTTTTCTGCTTCCGGCACATCAGCCTCAGCCAGAAAAATCAATGTTATTCCCTTTACccgtcataatgttatggccgATCGGTGTCGTGGCGAACAAATACACCATCATAgggacagcggtggcctggcggttaaggaagcggactcgtaatcggaagtttgctggttcaaatcccgatccgccaaggttgcTACTGAGcgaagcgccgtccccacacgctgctccccgggcgcctgtcgtggctgcccactgctcaccaacggtggtggttaaaagcagaggacacgtttcaccgcgtcaccgtgttctgtgccgCAGCGTTTCAGAATGACTTTCGTTTATTCACCTGGCAGGTCCTGGAATATAAAAATGACCTGAAGCAGTACTGGAAGAGGGCCTACGGCCACGACGTCAGCCGCAAGTCCAGTTGCCCCCTCTTCCACGACCTCTTCAGGCGACTGGACCAGGTCGTGTACGACATCAGGTGGGATACGTTTATGGAGGaatttttatttccacaaagTTTATTAATCATCATTGCGTATCTCGTCCAGGTTTGGCGTGGTGACGGACGCCGTGACCATCAAGGTGGGCCACGCAGAGACCCTCCTTCCTCTGCTGTCCCTCCTGGGTTTTTTCAGGAATGACAAGCACCTGACAGCCATGAACTTCCGAGAGCAGCGGCAGCGCGCCTTCCGGACCAGTCAGATCGCGCCATACGCCGCCAACCTGGTCTTCGTCCTGTACGAGTGCGACGACGGAGTCAGGCTGCGGTTCCTGCTGAACGAGAGGCCGCTGGCGTTCCCCGACCTCAGCGACCCCGCCCCTCTCTATCAGACTGTGAGGGATCATTACATGCGGCTGCTGAACGGCTGCGACTTCCAGAAAGAATGCGAGCTGCCCAGAGGCCGAGGGACGACCCGGTCCGAGCTATGAGTTCAGAAATCAGGGAAAAAACGAGACAGTAAACTACAACCAAATacgttttttaaaagaatgatcAAAATTATGCAAAATCTCAGGTGTCATTTAaccaaaatgtaatttgtgaGATCGGTTTGAATGGACCTTTTAATCCATTTTCAAAAATCAATTCCAAAGTGTGTGTAAATCCTTCGTGTATTTACAAGACTTTACGAGATGAATAATTATCAGGAGGTAATGGGGGTTTTTGCTATCTTTGTATATTTCTgtgaattattgtttttttttaataattccttGACATCACAATTTGCTTAAACACATATTTGGTGGGGTGGGAACTTCCGGCTGAATCTAGACGTGCCTTTGCCGTGgtgattaattcattaaaaggtATCCTAGGAGCGCTTGAATACCGCTCTGCCGTTTACGGTTGCATCGATGACTTGTAAGGATCTTGGATGAAGTGTTTCATTACAGGAGATCAATCTTAAGTTCATCAGTAAGGGTATTTTACCTTACTGGGTAAAGCGTGGTATTTGCACAGTAACACAGTTGTGTGTTAACAGTGGACGTTGCAGGGCTCTTTAACTCAGATAAGAAGGCTCGGTAACCAGTCAGAGTCATTTAATCTGTCAGGGAGAATTGAAAACTGAAGACCTGGATTTGGATTCAAGGTCAGTTCGTTAACACCTAAGAGTTCTGCGTTTTGTCTTTGGAAAAACTGAGGAAAGACGTTTTTTCCTCTGCAGTTACTACATTTCTtgacaaagaagaaaaaaagtaaagtagAAAAAGGAATAAAGTACACAATCTGAACTGAAGATGCTCTGTTTCAGATAGTTTTTTGGACAGGGTTGTACTGAAGCTTCTGTGCTGAAGAGCGCGGTTTCATTTGTGTGACTTCATTTAATATGAATTGAAAAGCTTTGTCATTTGATAACATATATTGAAAGctattacagagacaagtgtaATTACAAGGCTGTAATTTTGTCAATCCGCTTAATCGCTTTGGgcgctagtagcctagtgtgtaactcATACGCTTGTAAACCAgcagagcacaaagtcccagattcaaaccccacaaactaccattgtgaccctgaatgtctccggggtgactgtccctgtaactactgatggtaagatgctctggatacaTGCCATAAATTTTAATGAATGGCGTGATGTCATGTGCTACTCATCatagcatatatattttttacagtgatttgaatatttatttatttatttaaaataaacctCTGATTAATAGGTCAGCCCCGATTACTAATTTTTGCTTGGCTTGTTTTAATCCATATAATGCTGACCTGAAAGTGACCTGTCgtcatctttttttcccctgcttgATGTCCTCCATGGAAGGCCGGTGGCAGCCgttgacaaacaaacaaaccaccGTCAATAACAGTGACACTAAACACTGGGTGACAGGGGTCATGTGGGTGACCCCAGCGCTGTCTCTAGAGCggtcctacatttacatttatgccgtttatcagacgcccttatccagagcgacttacaatcagtagttacagggacagtcaccccccggagcaacttagggttaagtgtcttgctcagggacatgatggtagtaagtgggatactACCACCTTTATTTCACCTCCTTCATTTGCCCAAGGTGATTTTGCAGaagatatttgaaaaaaaagatctccaCGTAGTATAATCACGTAATCCTGGTTCAGTTTAAATTCGGCGTGCCGAGCATTGCCGTAACGTTGTAATTCGGTTGCCATAACGTTTGGAAGGTATTACTCAGCATGCAAACGGATGATGAAACTGCATCCTGTTCGCCTCCTGTTGGTCATAATTATTTGTTAAGTTAGTGATGAGATTTGCTGCCTGTCCGGACAACATTTAAATCAAATGGGCCCTAAACTGTCAAATAGTTTGATATCCAAACTCTTCCTTTAtcttaatttataaaaaaagagaaaacaagtttttcacattaCACCATAAACTCGAGAATCTGCTTAACTAACTTGCTTAATTGACTTTTAAATCTAGCAAAGAGTCGAAATGATGGCTGGAAGCATTAAACGCACATTTTTGTGCCCTGCCCCGTCGCGACAGTGACGCGGTGGCCGCCGGGCCGCGCGCGTTCACGCGcctcggaggaggaggaggaggaggaggaaggggctTGGTTTGGTGGATGTGCTACGTGTCCAAGCGTCCCCGACTCACGCCGACCAGGTAACTTACGAAGGACGCGCGGAGCAGAGGCCGATCGGACATGTCCGGGACCAAGAAGCAGAAGACggtgggtttaaaaaaaaaaaagaaaagaaaagaaagaaagaaagaaagagagagataagTAACTGTGCGACGTCGCGGTGTGGCTTCGTGCGTTCGAAACACCGTCGGGACCAGCGGCGGTGGCGGCTCGTGTTGATAttcctctctcttttcttttcttttagtttcttttcttttttgcgtGTAAAGACTTTGGTTTCGTCTCTGGCCTCACCTCGGTCCGTCGCGGTGGTCGGACTGCGCGGTTCGCCGAAAGCCGCTGCACTGCGGATGTTGACTAAGTTTAGTTAGTTCCTCCTGAATCTTAAAAAGTCTCCGTGTTACAATGCTCGACACACCCAGTAAAGTCGGTGGTGTGCTAACTGTTggcacaagtgtgtgtgtgtgtgtgtgtgtgtgagtgtgaggtgTGACACGGTGTGGCGAGTGAGAAGCAACTGGTCCCTTTAAACCTCCATCAAAGTCGGCCACTTTGGGGACAAGGGCCGCCTGTGTCCGCCTGTGACAGCGCAGCACTGTCAGCCTGAGGGGAGCCGGTTAATGGAGCTCAGATATCATGTGAGtatgaaagaaatgaaagaggGGAAGAAGGAGGGacgggagagggagggagggaggagtggCTTGGTCTCGGGCCACGGCCGGCTCGCGGCTAGCCGCCGGACTTCATGAATGGGCTCGTTTGTGTGCGCTTAAGGCCTCCCGGACCACCCAGgacccccaccacccccactcCCCTAGTGCCACATGCCCAAAACGGAGAAGTGACCAGTGTTGGGGTGTAACTCCATAAAATCCTACTGGATACAAAATGTCCAGCCTCCATTATCCGCTTGTAGTGTTGATGTGGGATCAGCGCCTTTCGGTTTGCGATTGACAGAGAAACACTGTCAGGGTGGACGGCACAAATGCCGTGGGTGTATTAAAACCACAGCAGTATAAAAAGGAAAACCATgcaaacatacagtacaggccaaaagtttggacacagcttctcattcaatgtgttttctttattttcatgaccatttacattgatagattctcactgaaggcatcaaaactatgaatgaacacgtggagttatgtacttaacaaaaaaaggtgaaataactgaaaacatgttttatattctagtttctttgctctgattcctgctttgcacactcttgccattctctcgatgagcttcaagaggtcgtcacctgaaatggatctccaacagtcttgaaggagttcccagaggtgtttagcacttgttggcccctttgccttcactctgcggtccagctcaccccaaaccatctagattgggttcaggtccggtgactgtggtggccaggtctccactttttgttaagtacataactccacatgtgttcattcatagtgttgatgccttcagtgagaatctaccaatgtaaatggtcatgaaaataaagaaaacacattgaatgagaagctgtgtccaaacttttggcctgtactgtacttaaaaaaaaatcttattaccTCTACATTAAGTTCACATTCTAAAAAGATAATTTGGGGGATATCGAATATAATTTTCAGGCCCTTGTAGGGGCGTCAAGGAATTTCCTGCAATTTATGTAATAAATGCGACGGGCCTACGATTATCACTGTAGGGATTTGATTCAATCTTGATGCATTGCagcccatcaatttttctacttTACTCCACATTATGCTTTCAAATACTCAAATCGGACAGCCGGCGTCACCACTGGcgctactttttaactagaatgtTTATGCTTCTgacagaaaatcaccaagcaatgtcattatgataatAATCGCTTATATTCTGCGGCGCACATCGCCTTGCATCGATCATGCCAGTCGTTTCGACGGCTCTAGTCTGACGTCAGTCGTGTGGCTTCACAGGATCTCCGGAGGGCGACCAACGTGGTCTACCAGGCTCACCATGTAAGCAGAAGCAAGAGGGGTCAGGTGGTCGGCACAAGGGCCGGCTTCCGCGGCTGCACCGTCTGGCTAACAGGTACGGGGGTCCAGCAGCAAGCCTCCGGCCGCCGCCGTTAGGTCACATCCCGGCTGAGTGGTTCCGACGCTCCTTTCTCAGGGCTGTCGGGAGCTGGCAAGACGACGGTCGGCTTTGCCCTTGAGGAGTACCTGGTGTCCCACGCGATCCCTTGCTACTCCCTGGATGGGGACAACATTAGACACGGACTCAACAAGAATTTGGGCTTCACCTCGGCGGACCGGGAAGAGAACATCCGGCGCATCGCTGAAGTCGCCaagctttttgcagatgccggcCTGGTGTGCATCACCAGTTTCATATCACCCTTTACGAAGGTGAGGGGTCAAGTGCGTTTCCGCGTGCGTCCGATGCAGTAGAGGCTGCGGTTGGACTAAAGGTCACCCTTCACCCGTGTTGTGCAAGTAGGACCGAGACGATGCAAGAAAAATCCACAAGACAGCGGGCCTGCCTTTTTTTGAGGTTTTCGTGAACGCCCCCCTGGAGGTGTGCGAGAGCCGGGACGTCAAGGGGCTCTA
Coding sequences within it:
- the minpp1b gene encoding multiple inositol polyphosphate phosphatase 1b; translated protein: MLGRDVLVAVFGLWLVRFSAGGSARPPAPPIASYFGTKGRYEEVNPYLIDDILSVNKSWSEPPSADCRPAHLTAVVRHGTRFPTAKNIRRIGRLHDAVLRHARSAHAWLDEIRAGWDMWYTEDMDGRLVEKGRDDHRHLAARLATAFPALISRENLLGGRVAFVTSSKHRCVESVEAFQQGLHGFLGVKEISYRQTVNDKLMRFFDHCKNFIEGVEKNKTALREVELFKSSAEMRNVQKRIADRLQVPHDYITPDLAEAAFFLCSYEFSIKSLNSPWCNLVDEADAQVLEYKNDLKQYWKRAYGHDVSRKSSCPLFHDLFRRLDQVVYDIRFGVVTDAVTIKVGHAETLLPLLSLLGFFRNDKHLTAMNFREQRQRAFRTSQIAPYAANLVFVLYECDDGVRLRFLLNERPLAFPDLSDPAPLYQTVRDHYMRLLNGCDFQKECELPRGRGTTRSEL